From the genome of Bifidobacterium asteroides, one region includes:
- a CDS encoding succinate dehydrogenase/fumarate reductase iron-sulfur subunit — MTSQSTESDGFKASASDRDPRPVTFRIARFTPRPQSERPARTNPFAKSNPFATAGNRRARGRRWTQEYTIRIAPQRTVLDALLQIKREVDPTLNFRYSCGHGMCGSDAVLINGRPNLLCTATIADCLSVSKTIPNAYASPGVATGNPRAQQPAAFRRTGTATPKRAVSPSSSHSDSVSDSTATNFSAIVPTETATAAKATGLTDIPNPTETSVHVESSAIEIRPLPGFTPLRDLIVETDAMFDQIRRFKPYLLRNDPSADSSQAGQAKAANAEPVSEYRQTPEELARYELLSTCIACGLCQGACPIYAGGEAFAGPAAMIAAARFINDSRDSHRQERLEAIDQVDGIQACQSIRACTRPCPRGIDVGEEMWKLVEAVKE; from the coding sequence GTGACATCACAGTCCACGGAATCAGACGGATTCAAGGCATCCGCATCGGACCGCGATCCCCGCCCGGTGACCTTCCGAATAGCCCGGTTTACCCCACGACCTCAATCAGAGCGTCCGGCGCGAACCAACCCATTCGCCAAAAGCAATCCTTTCGCCACGGCCGGTAACCGACGGGCCCGCGGCCGTCGTTGGACGCAGGAGTACACGATTCGTATCGCCCCACAGCGCACCGTTCTGGATGCCCTTCTGCAGATCAAGCGTGAGGTGGATCCCACACTGAACTTCCGGTACTCCTGTGGCCATGGCATGTGCGGATCGGATGCCGTGCTTATCAACGGCCGTCCGAATCTGCTCTGCACAGCCACCATCGCCGACTGCCTGTCTGTATCCAAGACCATACCGAACGCATACGCCTCCCCCGGTGTAGCCACTGGGAATCCGCGGGCTCAACAGCCTGCAGCCTTCCGTCGCACCGGCACAGCGACCCCCAAAAGGGCCGTATCCCCGTCGTCATCGCATTCGGATTCGGTCTCAGACTCAACCGCCACAAACTTCTCGGCCATAGTTCCTACGGAAACTGCAACCGCTGCAAAAGCTACAGGGCTCACAGACATCCCAAACCCTACAGAAACATCAGTCCATGTGGAATCTTCCGCAATAGAGATTCGCCCGCTTCCCGGCTTCACCCCTCTCAGAGACCTGATAGTGGAGACCGATGCCATGTTTGACCAGATTCGACGCTTCAAGCCTTATCTGCTCCGTAATGATCCCTCTGCTGATAGCAGCCAAGCGGGCCAGGCAAAGGCAGCCAACGCAGAACCAGTGTCAGAATACCGGCAAACTCCAGAAGAGCTGGCCCGGTATGAACTGCTCAGCACCTGCATCGCCTGCGGACTCTGCCAGGGTGCCTGTCCTATTTATGCGGGCGGTGAGGCATTTGCCGGCCCGGCGGCCATGATAGCAGCGGCTCGATTCATCAACGATTCCCGCGACAGTCATCGGCAGGAACGTCTTGAGGCCATTGACCAGGTGGACGGTATCCAGGCATGCCAGTCCATACGTGCCTGCACCCGACCCTGCCCCAGAGGGATTGACGTAGGCGAAGAGATGTGGAAGCTGGTCGAAGCCGTCAAGGAGTAG
- a CDS encoding O-methyltransferase — MDKTSYNNIARGWEFAEASALNVESDKLQALRDKASEAGFAQCSRSQGAFLQFLAGRNAPASIILVGNGSVVEALRLMTGLHGHGQFTAVDSTAQGTSLVKKIFAGMEKAHPGMRLRAVNAAARTYFPRLNPSDYDLIVVSGNGDNYQQVMDQAPRLLKDRGQLIFTDAFDLLEDPDKGGVLNPANRTTKTTTLRTIMDAISKDNAWESCLLPIGTGMIMATRAR; from the coding sequence ATGGACAAAACCTCGTACAACAACATCGCCAGAGGATGGGAATTCGCCGAGGCAAGCGCTCTGAACGTCGAATCCGACAAGTTGCAGGCCTTGCGAGACAAGGCTTCGGAGGCCGGATTCGCCCAGTGTTCCCGGTCTCAAGGCGCCTTTCTGCAGTTCTTGGCCGGCCGGAACGCTCCGGCATCCATCATTCTGGTGGGCAACGGCTCCGTGGTCGAAGCCCTGCGCCTGATGACGGGCCTGCACGGTCATGGTCAGTTCACTGCTGTTGACTCCACAGCCCAAGGCACCTCTCTAGTCAAAAAAATATTCGCGGGCATGGAGAAAGCCCATCCAGGCATGAGGCTGCGGGCGGTCAACGCGGCTGCCAGAACCTACTTCCCCAGGCTCAACCCCAGCGACTACGACCTTATCGTCGTCTCGGGCAATGGGGACAACTACCAACAGGTCATGGACCAGGCCCCGCGCCTGCTCAAGGACCGGGGACAGCTGATCTTTACGGATGCTTTCGATCTGCTGGAGGACCCGGATAAGGGCGGCGTGCTGAACCCGGCCAACAGAACCACCAAAACGACCACCTTACGGACCATCATGGATGCCATAAGCAAAGACAATGCCTGGGAATCCTGCCTACTGCCCATCGGTACGGGCATGATCATGGCCACCCGCGCCCGCTGA
- a CDS encoding TIGR00730 family Rossman fold protein produces MADMVDNHNDDEGPDLGRTYHSGPVIMRGPMIPEADANAGLLSSGGDTDWLHMDPWRVLRIQAEFVDGFGALAELGPAAAIFGSARTGRDDSTYAAARKMGGDLAKAGMAVITGGGPGIMEAANKGAAEVGGKSVGLGIELPMEQGLNRWVNLGITFRYFFVRKMMFMKYSSGIIVCPGGFGTLDEMFEVLTLVQTHKAPSMPIVLFDRAYWQGLFDWISDTVRQRGMISELDPDLVIRTDDPDEAVETILRHRA; encoded by the coding sequence ATGGCGGATATGGTTGACAATCACAATGACGACGAAGGCCCGGACCTGGGCCGGACCTACCACAGCGGTCCGGTCATCATGCGCGGGCCCATGATTCCCGAGGCGGATGCCAATGCTGGGTTGCTCTCGTCGGGCGGTGACACGGACTGGCTGCATATGGACCCCTGGCGGGTGCTGCGCATCCAGGCCGAGTTCGTCGACGGGTTCGGTGCATTGGCGGAGCTGGGGCCCGCAGCCGCTATCTTTGGGTCAGCCCGGACCGGCAGGGATGATTCCACCTATGCGGCTGCGCGCAAGATGGGCGGCGACCTGGCCAAGGCCGGTATGGCGGTCATCACGGGGGGAGGGCCTGGCATCATGGAGGCGGCCAACAAGGGCGCTGCTGAGGTCGGTGGCAAGTCCGTCGGTCTGGGCATCGAATTGCCCATGGAGCAGGGACTCAACCGCTGGGTGAATCTGGGCATCACCTTCCGCTACTTCTTCGTGCGCAAGATGATGTTCATGAAATACTCCTCGGGCATCATCGTCTGCCCTGGTGGGTTCGGCACCCTGGATGAGATGTTCGAGGTGCTGACCCTGGTCCAAACCCATAAGGCACCCAGCATGCCCATCGTCCTCTTCGACAGGGCCTACTGGCAGGGGCTCTTCGATTGGATCTCAGACACGGTGAGGCAGCGGGGCATGATTTCTGAGCTGGACCCCGATCTGGTCATCCGCACTGATGATCCTGATGAGGCTGTCGAAACCATCCTGCGTCACCGTGCCTGA
- a CDS encoding YcaO-like family protein: protein MEDDTFLWAGLCDALQHAAREVIKNDSCWAWSVDLLSGNISQGLFIRESKKQQEISKRIDLSDTNLPIKSLRLPDDILINPTTGLLTDYWYEKPEYSSLPMLLGSTYISTNTRSFEVSWSGQELSRDMVKRKGILEGLERYSNCIPSNELQIAHFAAQNHKDCLRPDDAGKFHLSPSAYQFVPFENQEEIDWIKAIDIIDFKECWVPEELVFFGESGKHVWSRNSSSGGAVGRTLGSASLSGLLEVLERDAFLCCWYTDQNTYKIDYTSMQKVCALLPRVLACRAELSLSLIPTDFPIYVVVASVRGREWVSIGASARFSIEDASLAAAKEAVAFYPDRVENGRNNQRWKELQNYESIKTLEDHSAMLHLPEWTDRLSKILGWNMPYCDFRKYDEISMLSLDEDIQNLLESLKSRNVSVVVCETTPYWLRALDLVSSVVIAPGLAPLDFGWSNQRILNMTRPFEYYNNIGNEGTANIKKIPHPLS from the coding sequence ATGGAAGATGATACATTCCTCTGGGCTGGATTGTGCGATGCATTACAGCACGCTGCTAGAGAAGTTATCAAAAACGATTCATGTTGGGCTTGGAGTGTAGATTTGCTCTCTGGAAATATAAGCCAGGGTTTATTTATCCGTGAAAGCAAAAAGCAGCAGGAAATCTCGAAGAGAATAGATTTATCAGATACCAATTTGCCTATTAAATCTTTAAGATTACCGGATGATATTCTAATTAATCCGACCACAGGGCTACTCACTGATTATTGGTACGAAAAACCAGAATATTCCTCACTACCAATGCTATTAGGTAGCACATACATTTCAACTAATACCAGATCTTTTGAAGTTTCATGGTCAGGGCAAGAATTATCGAGAGATATGGTCAAACGTAAAGGCATCCTCGAGGGACTAGAACGTTATTCTAATTGTATCCCTTCAAACGAACTACAGATAGCTCACTTTGCTGCTCAGAACCATAAGGATTGTCTAAGACCTGACGATGCTGGCAAGTTCCATCTTTCTCCTTCTGCCTATCAGTTTGTGCCTTTTGAGAATCAAGAGGAAATAGATTGGATAAAAGCCATAGACATCATAGATTTTAAAGAATGCTGGGTACCGGAAGAGTTAGTATTTTTTGGAGAAAGCGGAAAACATGTTTGGTCAAGAAATTCATCATCTGGTGGTGCTGTGGGTAGAACTCTAGGTTCTGCAAGTTTGTCAGGTTTGTTGGAGGTACTTGAACGAGACGCTTTCCTTTGCTGTTGGTACACTGATCAGAATACTTACAAAATTGACTATACCTCTATGCAAAAAGTGTGTGCGTTGTTGCCGAGGGTTTTAGCTTGCCGGGCTGAACTGTCATTATCGCTTATTCCGACGGATTTTCCCATTTATGTCGTTGTAGCATCGGTGAGGGGACGCGAATGGGTCTCTATCGGTGCTTCTGCTCGTTTTTCGATAGAGGATGCCTCTTTGGCAGCAGCGAAGGAAGCTGTCGCTTTTTACCCGGACCGTGTTGAAAACGGCAGAAATAATCAGCGCTGGAAAGAGCTTCAAAATTATGAGAGCATTAAAACACTTGAAGACCATTCAGCAATGCTTCACTTGCCTGAATGGACAGATCGCTTGAGTAAAATATTAGGTTGGAATATGCCTTATTGTGATTTTCGTAAGTATGATGAAATCTCAATGCTTTCTTTAGATGAAGATATTCAAAATTTGTTAGAATCGCTGAAGAGTCGTAATGTTAGTGTAGTTGTATGTGAAACTACACCTTACTGGTTAAGAGCATTAGACCTGGTATCATCGGTAGTTATTGCACCAGGACTTGCTCCATTGGATTTTGGCTGGTCAAATCAAAGAATCTTAAATATGACTCGACCATTTGAGTATTATAACAACATCGGTAATGAAGGTACAGCAAATATCAAAAAAATACCTCATCCTCTAAGTTAG
- a CDS encoding ABC transporter permease: MNSFRALTPALFRAFYRDRINLCISVFLPLVLLLVLDHQVPNSANQGIIRTSLFSVVICFSTCFIGAFNSTMNFTIWRENGMMRVLRNSPISSLSVVLSALCVSLLLSIVQYLLIIAVLYTPVVSIKPAGPWIFTLLPICFGVSIFFELGSIIPIWVHSIPAAIAISSIVVVLFVYCSGTFFPSSFLPAWVNSVAPYTPFRALVDSVQYLTFGIGDANTFLKGGLVIVCWFTPLSLLLPRALDLDK, from the coding sequence ATGAACTCATTTCGAGCGCTTACGCCAGCATTATTTAGGGCGTTTTATCGAGATAGGATAAATCTATGTATCTCCGTGTTTCTGCCACTTGTTCTGTTATTAGTTCTAGATCACCAAGTGCCTAACTCGGCTAACCAGGGTATAATACGAACTTCATTGTTTTCAGTAGTTATTTGCTTTAGCACTTGTTTTATCGGGGCGTTCAATTCCACGATGAATTTTACTATTTGGCGTGAAAATGGGATGATGCGAGTTTTAAGGAATTCGCCTATATCGAGCTTGTCAGTAGTTTTGTCCGCTTTGTGTGTATCTTTATTGCTATCGATTGTACAATATCTTTTAATAATTGCTGTCTTATATACTCCTGTAGTAAGTATAAAACCTGCAGGTCCGTGGATATTCACCTTGCTGCCCATATGTTTTGGTGTTTCAATATTCTTTGAACTCGGTTCTATTATTCCTATATGGGTGCACTCAATCCCTGCTGCAATCGCCATTTCAAGTATTGTTGTTGTATTGTTCGTGTATTGTTCTGGCACTTTTTTTCCGTCATCCTTCCTCCCTGCCTGGGTTAACTCGGTTGCTCCTTATACTCCTTTCCGTGCTCTTGTTGACAGTGTGCAGTATCTAACTTTTGGTATTGGAGATGCCAATACTTTTTTGAAAGGAGGATTAGTTATTGTATGTTGGTTCACTCCACTAAGTCTTCTTCTTCCTAGAGCACTTGACTTAGATAAGTGA
- a CDS encoding ABC transporter ATP-binding protein, with translation MEEDTVIRVKSLSKGYKSKTVLTDLSFSIKKGDFYGILGKNGAGKTTLIECLYGALKPDKGKISVLGMSPFPRNRKLLAEIGIQEQRGAFIYRATAREHLETLARIYNCDLKRVDMLINRMGLKDVQDQRARLLSGGQQQKIALAAAVLNHPKILFLDEPTAALDVEARIDFLQQLRSLQEENTTIVYTTHYLEEAQNLCNMVNIIQNGSTVFEGTPKELIEITRSQTVLSLPYRETDFAFITKCKSVETVSRQNGFALIYTVNEGATLQELASYGVDLTGLVSHPAELQDAFVKISNSKSGENL, from the coding sequence ATGGAAGAGGATACAGTAATCAGAGTAAAATCTCTGTCTAAAGGTTATAAATCGAAGACGGTTTTGACCGATTTGTCTTTTTCTATTAAGAAAGGTGATTTCTATGGTATTCTAGGCAAAAATGGAGCTGGTAAAACCACTTTGATTGAATGCCTATATGGCGCATTAAAACCAGATAAAGGAAAAATATCAGTTTTAGGCATGTCACCTTTTCCACGTAACCGCAAGTTACTCGCGGAAATCGGTATTCAAGAGCAAAGAGGCGCTTTCATATACAGAGCTACTGCTAGAGAGCACTTGGAAACTCTGGCAAGAATCTATAATTGTGATTTAAAGCGCGTAGACATGCTAATTAATCGTATGGGGTTGAAAGACGTTCAAGATCAAAGGGCACGTTTGCTCTCGGGTGGTCAGCAGCAGAAAATTGCTTTAGCAGCGGCAGTCCTTAATCATCCTAAAATTCTGTTTTTAGATGAGCCCACAGCTGCACTTGATGTCGAAGCGCGCATAGATTTTTTGCAGCAATTGCGATCGCTACAAGAAGAGAATACCACTATCGTATATACGACACATTATCTAGAGGAAGCGCAAAACCTTTGCAATATGGTGAATATCATTCAAAATGGTTCGACTGTCTTTGAAGGCACACCTAAGGAGTTAATAGAAATAACGAGAAGTCAGACAGTATTGTCATTACCATATAGGGAAACAGACTTTGCCTTTATAACCAAGTGTAAAAGCGTCGAGACAGTTTCACGGCAAAACGGTTTTGCGTTGATATACACAGTTAATGAAGGAGCAACATTGCAAGAGCTCGCTTCTTACGGAGTCGATTTGACTGGGTTAGTATCACATCCTGCCGAACTACAAGATGCATTTGTGAAAATATCGAATTCCAAATCTGGAGAGAACTTATGA
- a CDS encoding lantibiotic dehydratase C-terminal domain-containing protein, whose amino-acid sequence MNIRQNNEWLAYHIFYGMDARYILKECVFHLIDDLVKKKMISSWFFINYWLEGAHVRLRVKSRNPEFDDQIHDFLIREISNFMKQHPSLHPTPELADPAYYRKAFNNEYPPEEYAKWTDENGKPRFRPDNSIFKYTYEPEYGRYGGIEGMTMSEQHFHDSSCLVRSLIETGNLGTRSIRLGLSAQIMAVTVSCLFESFQEVLNFLLSYHNHWVHSFQLTPGYVSGSGRLSIKPTVEQVKNQIVPYVDACLENEINELPGFLSKLAVKCQGLKEQIYQLQDRGSLSFLVNGSLVLPSSRVNAVATLARSYLHMTNNRMLVDIREEAYLSFVLYEAIK is encoded by the coding sequence ATGAATATAAGACAAAATAATGAGTGGCTAGCATATCATATTTTTTATGGAATGGATGCTCGATATATTCTCAAAGAATGTGTGTTCCATTTAATTGATGATTTAGTCAAGAAAAAAATGATTTCTTCTTGGTTTTTTATTAATTATTGGCTGGAAGGTGCACATGTAAGACTAAGGGTGAAATCAAGAAACCCGGAGTTTGACGATCAAATACACGATTTTCTAATTCGTGAGATATCGAATTTTATGAAGCAACATCCTTCTCTTCACCCGACTCCTGAACTTGCCGATCCAGCATATTATCGAAAAGCCTTCAACAATGAGTATCCTCCTGAGGAGTATGCCAAATGGACTGATGAAAATGGTAAACCTCGATTTCGTCCCGATAATTCTATATTCAAATATACTTATGAACCTGAATATGGACGTTATGGTGGCATCGAAGGTATGACTATGTCCGAGCAACATTTTCATGACTCCTCATGTCTTGTGAGATCATTAATCGAAACTGGTAATTTAGGGACCAGATCTATAAGGCTAGGGCTTAGTGCACAGATTATGGCCGTAACCGTGTCTTGTTTATTTGAATCCTTTCAAGAAGTACTTAATTTTCTGCTTAGCTATCACAATCACTGGGTTCATTCGTTTCAATTAACGCCAGGGTACGTATCTGGTTCAGGGAGGCTGAGTATAAAACCAACAGTTGAACAAGTAAAAAATCAAATTGTTCCTTACGTTGATGCTTGCCTTGAGAATGAAATAAATGAATTACCAGGATTTCTATCAAAATTGGCTGTTAAGTGTCAAGGTCTTAAAGAGCAGATTTATCAGCTGCAAGATAGAGGAAGCTTGAGTTTTTTGGTGAATGGTTCTCTCGTGCTACCATCATCAAGGGTTAATGCTGTTGCCACTTTGGCAAGGTCGTATCTCCATATGACAAATAATCGTATGCTTGTCGATATACGTGAAGAAGCATATTTGTCCTTTGTTTTGTATGAAGCAATAAAATGA
- a CDS encoding lantibiotic dehydratase — protein MMRKREDLLPLILQEWVNDMSFIYEKNGQIRIGGLPISIVDELSSDQLTLLSNRQLKLDERVSQASEELVCSLQAEISVAKGDHRKQLIKLKRQVNKGIGHQHTELLTENLGILNKSTQIKVVSLLEAINASKDQEKNAVSAFDTEAHREERVAIKLLDKYPSIYDAVIMSSPTLYYGVERLKQKMVNGIEFKARDRRASSDLIKYLVRAATKTSPFSWLTPVGFVEFYEGKSNDSKKPIVLFPNQICTYVLVF, from the coding sequence ATGATGCGGAAACGGGAAGATTTACTGCCATTAATTTTACAGGAATGGGTGAATGATATGTCCTTCATTTATGAAAAAAATGGCCAAATCCGCATCGGAGGTTTACCTATAAGCATTGTTGATGAACTGTCAAGCGACCAGCTAACGTTACTATCGAACAGGCAACTTAAGCTGGATGAGCGTGTCTCACAGGCTTCTGAAGAACTCGTATGCTCTTTACAGGCAGAAATCTCAGTTGCAAAAGGTGACCATCGAAAGCAATTAATAAAATTAAAAAGACAAGTCAATAAAGGCATCGGACACCAGCATACAGAGCTACTCACTGAGAATCTTGGTATTCTGAATAAATCTACTCAAATAAAAGTTGTTAGCTTGTTAGAAGCTATAAATGCTTCAAAAGATCAAGAAAAAAATGCTGTCTCAGCGTTTGATACTGAAGCTCATCGTGAAGAAAGAGTGGCCATAAAATTACTTGATAAATACCCCAGCATATACGATGCAGTGATTATGTCGTCGCCTACGCTTTATTACGGTGTAGAAAGACTAAAGCAAAAGATGGTGAACGGTATTGAATTTAAAGCTAGGGACAGAAGAGCATCCAGTGACTTAATCAAGTATCTGGTTAGGGCGGCTACTAAAACAAGCCCATTTTCTTGGCTTACACCCGTCGGTTTCGTTGAGTTTTATGAAGGTAAGAGCAATGATTCAAAAAAACCTATCGTTCTATTTCCGAACCAAATATGTACGTATGTGCTCGTGTTCTAG
- a CDS encoding nitroreductase family protein, with amino-acid sequence MIKVFKQLTAHEWDELPNERVAEEYSKLIYHRAEITMPKNGYSMPSGLLAPLNQKNYIGCKQYPLQPTDHLTNISGCVDPEICIDYSLHNTIGIQGFHLDIVPYRSKDNLRYASQYLDERGMASGGGRYPLTIYRATRGSKQLPAGLYIYLPRQDTWGCLGMGDYSFVIMQEIEDKLPIFDDVLVVAINYWISSYKYVDFSYLVSTMDVGTFLASFVDSMDAVRCPFHIAFNVSEWSIAQLLHLNPLEEGIYALIGIGLESDSKSKLCPTNWCRIESWQRGQKTVLFNTIKAMQRAAVCEEKQTQKLTQSLEFSGISWISDFSANKLTAILKKRETSFGRFTGESMKYDDLIGILTSAVRGQEKLLKMGFSNPVEMHILSVNINGLDKGVYRLDSRFNCTEISTISHHELSNILLGQNYDLERIDSMITISSSLINYSKHHGVQGFREIAIQCAALSQIIHTKATDLGISAGTLLGFNAVKLKTILALDDGKEPIIIILLGHDAETGRFTAINFTGMGE; translated from the coding sequence GTGATTAAGGTGTTTAAACAACTGACGGCACACGAATGGGATGAACTACCAAATGAAAGGGTAGCTGAGGAATACAGTAAATTAATATATCATCGCGCAGAGATAACTATGCCCAAGAATGGGTATAGTATGCCATCGGGTTTACTCGCGCCATTAAATCAAAAGAACTATATCGGGTGCAAACAATATCCCCTGCAGCCTACAGATCATTTAACCAATATATCTGGATGTGTAGATCCTGAAATCTGTATAGATTACAGTTTACACAACACGATCGGAATTCAAGGGTTCCATTTGGATATTGTGCCATACCGTTCAAAGGATAATCTAAGATATGCTTCACAATATCTTGACGAACGTGGAATGGCCTCCGGTGGGGGAAGATATCCCCTGACAATCTATCGCGCCACACGCGGGAGTAAGCAACTTCCAGCCGGTTTGTATATATACCTTCCTCGACAGGATACTTGGGGTTGTTTAGGCATGGGAGATTATTCCTTCGTAATTATGCAAGAAATTGAAGACAAACTTCCAATATTCGATGATGTATTGGTCGTTGCCATCAATTATTGGATTTCCTCGTATAAGTATGTGGATTTTAGCTATCTCGTTTCAACCATGGATGTCGGAACTTTTCTCGCGAGTTTTGTCGACTCCATGGACGCTGTAAGATGCCCTTTTCATATTGCTTTTAATGTTAGCGAGTGGTCTATTGCTCAGCTTTTGCATCTTAACCCTTTAGAAGAAGGCATCTATGCTCTAATTGGAATAGGTTTGGAGAGTGATTCAAAATCTAAGCTTTGTCCGACCAATTGGTGTCGAATTGAGTCATGGCAAAGGGGCCAAAAGACTGTTCTATTTAACACAATAAAAGCGATGCAGCGTGCAGCTGTCTGTGAAGAAAAGCAGACACAAAAACTAACACAGTCGTTGGAGTTTTCAGGGATTTCATGGATTTCTGATTTTTCGGCTAACAAGCTAACCGCGATTTTAAAAAAACGCGAGACTTCTTTCGGCCGTTTTACTGGTGAAAGTATGAAATATGACGACTTAATTGGAATATTGACCTCAGCAGTACGCGGACAGGAAAAATTATTAAAAATGGGTTTCTCCAATCCTGTGGAAATGCATATTTTATCAGTGAATATTAATGGTCTAGATAAAGGTGTGTATCGATTAGATTCTCGATTTAACTGCACAGAAATCAGTACTATTTCCCATCATGAGCTGTCTAATATACTTCTGGGGCAGAATTATGACTTGGAGCGGATTGATTCTATGATTACAATCTCAAGCTCACTCATAAATTATTCTAAGCATCACGGAGTTCAAGGTTTTAGAGAGATAGCAATTCAATGCGCAGCGCTTAGTCAAATTATCCATACAAAGGCGACAGACTTAGGAATTTCAGCAGGAACGTTGCTAGGATTTAATGCAGTAAAGTTGAAAACGATTTTAGCTCTTGACGATGGCAAAGAACCGATAATAATTATACTGTTGGGCCATGATGCGGAAACGGGAAGATTTACTGCCATTAATTTTACAGGAATGGGTGAATGA